In Streptosporangiales bacterium, one genomic interval encodes:
- a CDS encoding redoxin domain-containing protein: MAAVGVVWAVERDWTGKPGDSAVPDVSESDVVTGVTVFEVGNRPVAPAVAGDTLDGGRLALAELRGHVVVVNVWGSWCVPCQEEAPQLARVARETHDDGVRFVGIDVKDDRASARAFVRRFAIPYPSIADPDGKVLLAFDGIIPVSAVPSTLVLDRDGRVAARVVGQITYRQLRGLVDDVAAERGSRPSRPTRKGAG; encoded by the coding sequence ATGGCTGCGGTGGGGGTGGTGTGGGCCGTTGAGCGGGACTGGACGGGGAAGCCCGGCGACAGTGCAGTTCCTGACGTGTCCGAGTCCGATGTCGTGACGGGGGTCACCGTGTTCGAGGTGGGGAATCGACCGGTGGCGCCCGCCGTGGCCGGCGATACCCTTGATGGCGGCCGGCTGGCGCTGGCCGAGCTCCGCGGTCATGTGGTCGTGGTCAACGTGTGGGGGTCGTGGTGCGTGCCGTGCCAGGAGGAGGCGCCGCAGCTGGCTCGGGTGGCACGGGAGACCCACGATGACGGGGTGCGGTTCGTCGGCATCGACGTCAAAGACGATCGTGCCTCGGCGCGGGCGTTCGTCCGGCGGTTTGCCATCCCGTACCCGAGCATCGCCGACCCGGACGGTAAGGTTCTGCTGGCCTTCGACGGCATCATCCCGGTCAGCGCCGTGCCCAGCACGCTGGTGCTCGACCGGGACGGCCGGGTGGCGGCGCGGGTGGTGGGACAGATCACCTATCGGCAGCTTCGCGGGCTGGTCGACGATGTCGCCGCCGAACGCGGTAGTCGTCCGTCCAGGCCTACGCGGAAAGGTGCCGGATGA